Proteins from one Cryptomeria japonica chromosome 4, Sugi_1.0, whole genome shotgun sequence genomic window:
- the LOC131060388 gene encoding inositol transporter 1 isoform X1, which produces MTIGYLPGTSGSNLSQQQKTSFFGNRYIIGLTFVAGIGGLLFGYDTGVISGALLYIRDDFKEVAESTFLQETIVSMAVAGAIVGAAIGGWLNDAYGRRKTTLLADIIFTIGAVCMAAAPDPYVLIIGRLLIGLGVGLASITAPIYIAEASPSDIRGGLVGINVLMITAGQFLSYLVNLAFTEVPGTWRWMLGVAGLPAIFQFTLMYFLPESPRWLYMKNKQVEAVAVLEKIYDPDSLRSEIEHLSAAVSEELQRSQSKIGFFDLFKTKEVRLALLAGVGLQAFQQLCGINTVMYYSPTIVELAGFSSNKTALLLSLLVSGMNAIGTVLGIYLVDKCGRRFLALTSLIGVFISLGILSGAFYLTSIDVPAVDIHGSLRRSDYACPALLDLSHPLWNCKGCLDAACGFCTASGNQMLPGSCFVANTTAKGYCLQSSHHWFTDACPSSYGWLAILGLVLYIAFFSPGMGMVPWAVNSEIYPEKYRGTCGGIAATTNWICNLIVAQTFLSLINAVGTSKTFLIFAAITAVAFFYVLALVPETKNLSFEEFEKLWQERAKRCRIKKISPFRQTLLERD; this is translated from the exons GAGTCATATCAGGAGCACTTCTATACATTCGTGATGATTTTAAAGAGGTGGCCGAGAGTACATTTCTGCAG GAAACTATTGTCAGCATGGCAGTGGCTGGGGCTATAGTTGGAGCTGCAATAGGTGGATGGCTTAATGATGCTTATGGACGAAGGAAAACAACTCTTTTAGCCGATATTATTTTCACAATTGGAGCAGTCTGTATGGCAgctgcaccagatccatatgttctTATTATTGGTAGGCTTTTGATAGGATTGGGTGTTGGCCTGGCATCAATCACTGCTCCTATTTATATTGCAGAAGCTTCACCATCTGACATAAGAGGAGGTTTAGTGGGTATAAATGTGCTGATGATAACTGCAGGCCAGTTTCTGTCCTATCTTGTGAATTTAGCATTTACCGAG GTTCCAGGGACTTGGCGTTGGATGCTTGGTGTAGCAGGGTTACCTGCCATCTTCCAGTTTACACTTATGTATTTTTTGCCAGAGTCTCCACGATGGCTTTATATGAAG AACAAGCAAGTTGAAGCTGTAGCAGTTCTTGAAAAAATCTATGATCCAGACAGTTTGAGGAGTGAGATCGAGCACCTTTCTGCTGCTGTTAGTGAAGAGCTTCAGCGAAGTCAGTCAAAAATAGGATTTTTTGACCTGTTTAAAACAAAGGAAGTAAGACTTGCTTTGCTTGCTGGAGTTGGTCTTCAG GCATTTCAACAGTTATGTGGCATTAATACTGTTATGTATTATAGCCCCACTATTGTAGAGCTGGCTGGTTTTTCGTCAAATAAAACTGCCCTGTTGCTATCCTTGCTGGTTTCTGGAATGAATGCAATTGGTACAGTTCTTGGTATATATCTCGTGGATAAATGTGGAAGAAGATTTCTAGCATTGACAAGTTTGATTGGTGTCTTTATATCATTGGGTATCCTGTCAGGTGCATTTTACTTGACTTCGATTGATGTTCCTGCTGTTGACATACATGGGTCTCTGCGGAGATCAGATTATGCCTGTCCAGCACTCCTTGACTTGAGCCACCCTCTTTGGAACTGTAAGGGTTGCTTAGATGCTGCATGTGGCTTTTGCACTGCATCTGGAAATCAG ATGCTTCCCGGAAGTTGCTTTGTTGCAAACACTACTGCTAAGGGTTACTGTCTTCAGAGCTCTCATCATTGGTTCACTGATGCATGTCCAAGCAGTTATGGATGGCTTGCTATTCTTGGATTGGTTTTGTATATAGCTTTCTTTTCCCCTGGTATGGGAATGGTTCCTTGGGCAGTCAATTCAGAAATTTATCCTGAGAAATATAGAGGTACATGCGGAGGTATTGCTGCAACTACAAATTGGATATGTAACTTGATTGTTGCACAGACCTTCCTCTCCTTGATAAATGCTGTGGGTACTTCAAAAACTTTCTTGATATTTGCTGCTATCACAGCTGTTGCATTCTTTTATGTGCTAGCGTTAGTTCCTGAGACAAAAAACCTGAGCTTtgaggaatttgaaaaattatggcaAGAGAGAGCAAAAAGGTGTAGAATAAAGAAAATCAGTCCCTTTCGACAAACACTTCTTGAAAGAGATTAG
- the LOC131060388 gene encoding inositol transporter 1 isoform X2 translates to MAVAGAIVGAAIGGWLNDAYGRRKTTLLADIIFTIGAVCMAAAPDPYVLIIGRLLIGLGVGLASITAPIYIAEASPSDIRGGLVGINVLMITAGQFLSYLVNLAFTEVPGTWRWMLGVAGLPAIFQFTLMYFLPESPRWLYMKNKQVEAVAVLEKIYDPDSLRSEIEHLSAAVSEELQRSQSKIGFFDLFKTKEVRLALLAGVGLQAFQQLCGINTVMYYSPTIVELAGFSSNKTALLLSLLVSGMNAIGTVLGIYLVDKCGRRFLALTSLIGVFISLGILSGAFYLTSIDVPAVDIHGSLRRSDYACPALLDLSHPLWNCKGCLDAACGFCTASGNQMLPGSCFVANTTAKGYCLQSSHHWFTDACPSSYGWLAILGLVLYIAFFSPGMGMVPWAVNSEIYPEKYRGTCGGIAATTNWICNLIVAQTFLSLINAVGTSKTFLIFAAITAVAFFYVLALVPETKNLSFEEFEKLWQERAKRCRIKKISPFRQTLLERD, encoded by the exons ATGGCAGTGGCTGGGGCTATAGTTGGAGCTGCAATAGGTGGATGGCTTAATGATGCTTATGGACGAAGGAAAACAACTCTTTTAGCCGATATTATTTTCACAATTGGAGCAGTCTGTATGGCAgctgcaccagatccatatgttctTATTATTGGTAGGCTTTTGATAGGATTGGGTGTTGGCCTGGCATCAATCACTGCTCCTATTTATATTGCAGAAGCTTCACCATCTGACATAAGAGGAGGTTTAGTGGGTATAAATGTGCTGATGATAACTGCAGGCCAGTTTCTGTCCTATCTTGTGAATTTAGCATTTACCGAG GTTCCAGGGACTTGGCGTTGGATGCTTGGTGTAGCAGGGTTACCTGCCATCTTCCAGTTTACACTTATGTATTTTTTGCCAGAGTCTCCACGATGGCTTTATATGAAG AACAAGCAAGTTGAAGCTGTAGCAGTTCTTGAAAAAATCTATGATCCAGACAGTTTGAGGAGTGAGATCGAGCACCTTTCTGCTGCTGTTAGTGAAGAGCTTCAGCGAAGTCAGTCAAAAATAGGATTTTTTGACCTGTTTAAAACAAAGGAAGTAAGACTTGCTTTGCTTGCTGGAGTTGGTCTTCAG GCATTTCAACAGTTATGTGGCATTAATACTGTTATGTATTATAGCCCCACTATTGTAGAGCTGGCTGGTTTTTCGTCAAATAAAACTGCCCTGTTGCTATCCTTGCTGGTTTCTGGAATGAATGCAATTGGTACAGTTCTTGGTATATATCTCGTGGATAAATGTGGAAGAAGATTTCTAGCATTGACAAGTTTGATTGGTGTCTTTATATCATTGGGTATCCTGTCAGGTGCATTTTACTTGACTTCGATTGATGTTCCTGCTGTTGACATACATGGGTCTCTGCGGAGATCAGATTATGCCTGTCCAGCACTCCTTGACTTGAGCCACCCTCTTTGGAACTGTAAGGGTTGCTTAGATGCTGCATGTGGCTTTTGCACTGCATCTGGAAATCAG ATGCTTCCCGGAAGTTGCTTTGTTGCAAACACTACTGCTAAGGGTTACTGTCTTCAGAGCTCTCATCATTGGTTCACTGATGCATGTCCAAGCAGTTATGGATGGCTTGCTATTCTTGGATTGGTTTTGTATATAGCTTTCTTTTCCCCTGGTATGGGAATGGTTCCTTGGGCAGTCAATTCAGAAATTTATCCTGAGAAATATAGAGGTACATGCGGAGGTATTGCTGCAACTACAAATTGGATATGTAACTTGATTGTTGCACAGACCTTCCTCTCCTTGATAAATGCTGTGGGTACTTCAAAAACTTTCTTGATATTTGCTGCTATCACAGCTGTTGCATTCTTTTATGTGCTAGCGTTAGTTCCTGAGACAAAAAACCTGAGCTTtgaggaatttgaaaaattatggcaAGAGAGAGCAAAAAGGTGTAGAATAAAGAAAATCAGTCCCTTTCGACAAACACTTCTTGAAAGAGATTAG